One region of Chryseobacterium sp. C-71 genomic DNA includes:
- a CDS encoding DUF6952 family protein produces MKLPIIRQFYQNQTPENLEKTLEVLESFSEFRGTSEEDLNVAGELITNICGALEVHANVQNGMSEKDALNSFAQKVLGSIDK; encoded by the coding sequence ATGAAGTTGCCAATTATCAGACAATTTTATCAAAACCAAACTCCTGAAAATCTTGAAAAAACTTTAGAAGTTTTGGAAAGTTTCAGCGAATTCAGAGGAACTAGCGAAGAAGATTTGAATGTTGCCGGAGAATTGATCACAAATATCTGCGGAGCTTTAGAAGTTCACGCCAACGTACAAAACGGAATGAGCGAGAAAGATGCTTTAAACTCATTTGCTCAAAAGGTTTTAGGATCTATTGATAAATAA
- a CDS encoding bacteriocin-like protein, which yields MKNLKTLSRKELKNIKGAAVTSKCPPGRYYCPEADVCVAINEECYIIVPETPVEGGSL from the coding sequence ATGAAAAATTTAAAAACTCTTTCAAGAAAAGAATTGAAAAACATTAAAGGAGCAGCAGTTACTTCAAAATGTCCTCCGGGAAGGTATTATTGTCCTGAAGCTGATGTTTGTGTCGCGATTAATGAAGAATGCTATATTATTGTACCGGAAACACCTGTAGAAGGAGGTTCTCTTTAA
- a CDS encoding peptidylprolyl isomerase, whose amino-acid sequence MKKIAIILSFVAFQMSLAQKVKKAEVIKDNRTTEQKLELNKTQKELLNGKFEQFITALKASDKKAMESLMSEKTKSMVTDKVYENLTKDISFTRKIVIYKTGYKSFMSGENFPMIQYKYADDHTKPDPKEIITAVFEEDGKIMGIKPYKQIK is encoded by the coding sequence ATGAAAAAAATAGCAATCATTCTTTCTTTTGTAGCTTTCCAAATGAGCTTGGCTCAAAAGGTGAAAAAAGCGGAAGTAATAAAAGACAATCGAACGACTGAGCAGAAATTAGAGCTTAATAAGACTCAAAAAGAACTGCTTAATGGGAAATTTGAGCAGTTTATCACTGCATTGAAAGCATCAGATAAAAAAGCAATGGAAAGCCTGATGTCTGAAAAAACAAAATCGATGGTGACTGATAAGGTTTATGAAAACCTTACTAAAGACATTAGTTTTACCAGAAAAATAGTGATTTATAAAACAGGGTATAAGTCTTTCATGAGTGGTGAAAACTTTCCTATGATTCAATATAAATATGCGGACGATCATACAAAGCCTGATCCGAAAGAAATTATTACGGCTGTTTTTGAAGAAGATGGGAAAATTATGGGTATAAAACCTTACAAACAAATAAAATAA
- a CDS encoding D-2-hydroxyacid dehydrogenase, with the protein MKILANDGISKAGELALKAAGIEVLDNRVAQDHVINFINENNVDVLLVRSATKVRQDLIDACPGLKIVGRGGIGMDNIDVEYAIEKGLYVINTPNASSRSVAELVFAHFFSLARFLHESNRLMPLEGDTHFNALKKSFNNAYELSGKTLGVIGFGSIGQEVVKMGISLGMKVKVLTRKPKTKTISLSFFDGQTVDFEVTSTNDSDAFYKDTDFISINTPKTNEYVVDTPEFEKMEDGVFIVNTARGGVINEVSLVSYIESGKVAGAALDVFETEPTPELILLMNPNLSLTPHLGGNTIDAQEKIGVELAEQIIEIKKKL; encoded by the coding sequence ATGAAAATCTTAGCTAACGACGGAATTTCCAAAGCAGGGGAACTTGCTTTAAAAGCAGCAGGAATCGAAGTGCTCGACAACAGAGTTGCGCAGGATCACGTTATTAATTTCATTAACGAAAATAACGTAGACGTTCTTTTGGTGAGAAGTGCTACCAAAGTAAGACAAGATTTGATTGATGCTTGTCCGGGTCTGAAAATTGTCGGAAGAGGCGGTATCGGAATGGACAATATTGATGTAGAATATGCCATTGAAAAAGGTTTGTACGTAATCAACACTCCAAACGCATCATCAAGATCGGTTGCTGAGTTGGTTTTTGCGCATTTCTTTTCATTAGCAAGATTTCTTCACGAATCCAACAGGTTGATGCCATTGGAAGGCGATACTCATTTCAATGCTTTGAAAAAATCTTTCAACAATGCGTATGAGCTTTCAGGTAAAACCTTGGGAGTGATAGGATTTGGAAGTATTGGTCAGGAAGTGGTGAAGATGGGAATTTCTTTAGGAATGAAAGTAAAAGTTCTGACTAGAAAACCAAAAACAAAAACCATCAGTTTGAGTTTTTTTGACGGACAAACTGTTGATTTTGAAGTTACATCAACCAACGATTCTGATGCTTTCTACAAAGACACAGATTTTATCAGCATCAACACGCCAAAAACGAATGAATATGTTGTAGACACCCCCGAATTTGAAAAAATGGAAGATGGTGTGTTTATTGTAAACACTGCAAGAGGCGGTGTCATTAATGAAGTAAGCTTGGTAAGTTATATTGAATCAGGAAAAGTTGCCGGAGCAGCCTTAGATGTTTTCGAAACTGAGCCGACTCCAGAATTGATTTTATTAATGAATCCTAACCTGTCTCTCACCCCCCATCTTGGCGGAAACACCATCGATGCTCAGGAAAAAATAGGTGTAGAGCTTGCAGAACAGATTATTGAGATTAAAAAGAAACTATAA
- a CDS encoding 4Fe-4S binding protein: protein MAIKITDECINCGACEPECPNNAIYEGAVDWKASEGTELKGTVTLPSGLTVDADAPQEPVNDDVYFIVTDKCTECKGFHEEPQCAAVCPVDCCVPDEDHVESEEALLNKKAFLHGE, encoded by the coding sequence ATGGCTATTAAAATAACTGATGAATGCATTAATTGCGGAGCCTGCGAACCAGAATGTCCCAACAATGCAATATATGAAGGAGCAGTTGACTGGAAAGCTTCCGAAGGTACCGAATTAAAAGGTACAGTAACATTACCATCGGGATTAACGGTAGATGCAGATGCACCACAAGAGCCCGTAAATGATGATGTTTATTTCATTGTTACTGATAAATGTACAGAATGTAAAGGCTTCCATGAAGAGCCACAGTGTGCAGCGGTTTGCCCTGTAGACTGCTGTGTTCCGGATGAAGATCATGTAGAATCTGAAGAAGCATTACTAAACAAAAAAGCATTTTTACACGGTGAATAA
- a CDS encoding co-chaperone YbbN — protein MYTELTEDTLQNIVSDNEKVVVQYGATWCGNCRIMKPKFKKLASENDAIPFLYVDAEKLPESRKLAKVDNLPTFAIFKNGELVNQVQSNQAESLINLFNEL, from the coding sequence ATGTATACAGAATTAACAGAAGATACGCTTCAGAATATTGTAAGTGACAACGAAAAAGTTGTGGTACAGTACGGAGCAACATGGTGCGGAAACTGCAGAATTATGAAGCCGAAATTCAAAAAATTAGCTTCAGAAAATGATGCCATTCCGTTTTTATATGTAGATGCAGAAAAACTTCCTGAAAGCAGAAAATTAGCTAAAGTTGATAATTTACCAACGTTTGCAATTTTCAAAAATGGCGAATTGGTGAACCAGGTTCAGTCTAATCAGGCGGAAAGTTTAATTAACTTATTTAACGAATTGTAA
- a CDS encoding M28 family peptidase produces the protein MKKILLIIFPLFLSGFLFSQKKPVKKPKPIPKFNYIDEFKKISDEIMTNGTAYDNLGELTKGVGPRFSATPGYAKATEWAEKNLKEAGAENIWKQEVRVPIWIRGRESLQIKAGNGEWKNIRMVSFGNSEGTGGKDMIYDILLVNDVQELVNLTSAQVKDKIIFVNYPIDQKLISTVDSYLIAAKSKLLSASVIGKKGARGLIIRSLTTASDDIPHAKQIYYEPDDKVKIPALTIGVKSADELEKLLKKQNVKAKLNMTAESKGETINHNIIGEIPGKKDAKVIVLGAQLDSWDFAEGAHDDGSGVVQCLEVLRAFKALGYDNNHTIRVVLYANSENGGQGRETYAAQVKKKEEKHIIALGSDSGGYSPRGFSLDMSPQRRRLIFPWKEYFLPYGVYDFDQTYAIQDIAPLKKLDIPLMELVVDTQRYFDYHHSEKDTFDKVNKRELLLGAVVMTQMVFMIDKNW, from the coding sequence ATGAAAAAAATTCTGCTCATCATATTTCCACTCTTTTTGAGTGGATTTTTATTTTCTCAAAAGAAGCCAGTCAAAAAGCCGAAGCCGATTCCGAAATTTAATTATATCGATGAGTTTAAGAAAATTTCAGATGAAATCATGACCAACGGAACTGCGTACGATAATCTTGGCGAATTGACAAAAGGTGTCGGACCTCGTTTCAGCGCAACTCCTGGTTATGCAAAAGCGACCGAATGGGCAGAAAAAAACCTCAAGGAAGCTGGTGCAGAAAACATCTGGAAACAGGAAGTTAGGGTTCCCATCTGGATTAGAGGCAGAGAATCTCTACAGATTAAAGCCGGAAATGGTGAGTGGAAAAACATCCGTATGGTTTCTTTCGGAAATTCTGAAGGTACGGGTGGGAAAGATATGATTTACGATATTCTTTTGGTAAATGATGTTCAGGAGTTGGTTAATCTTACGAGTGCGCAGGTAAAAGATAAAATTATTTTTGTAAACTATCCTATCGACCAAAAATTGATCAGCACGGTAGATTCTTATCTAATTGCTGCTAAATCTAAATTGCTTTCCGCTTCTGTGATTGGTAAAAAAGGAGCAAGAGGTTTGATTATAAGATCACTTACAACTGCTTCAGACGATATTCCTCATGCAAAACAAATCTATTACGAACCAGACGATAAAGTAAAAATTCCGGCTTTAACAATTGGAGTAAAATCTGCAGACGAGTTAGAAAAACTTTTAAAAAAGCAAAACGTAAAAGCAAAACTGAACATGACTGCCGAATCAAAAGGCGAAACCATCAACCATAATATCATTGGAGAAATTCCCGGAAAAAAAGATGCCAAAGTTATTGTTTTAGGTGCTCAACTCGATTCATGGGATTTTGCAGAAGGCGCTCACGATGACGGTTCGGGAGTTGTTCAATGTCTGGAAGTTTTAAGAGCATTTAAAGCTTTAGGTTACGATAATAATCACACCATACGAGTTGTTTTGTATGCGAACAGTGAAAATGGCGGACAAGGAAGAGAAACATACGCAGCGCAGGTTAAAAAGAAAGAAGAAAAACATATCATTGCTTTGGGTTCAGATTCCGGAGGATATTCTCCGAGAGGTTTTTCTCTTGATATGTCACCACAAAGACGCCGTTTGATTTTCCCTTGGAAAGAGTATTTTCTTCCTTACGGAGTTTACGATTTCGACCAAACCTATGCCATTCAGGATATTGCACCATTGAAAAAACTGGATATTCCATTAATGGAACTGGTAGTCGACACCCAAAGATATTTTGATTATCATCATTCGGAAAAAGATACTTTCGACAAAGTCAACAAAAGAGAGTTGCTTTTGGGTGCAGTTGTTATGACGCAGATGGTTTTTATGATTGATAAGAATTGGTAA
- a CDS encoding DUF1015 domain-containing protein: MPVFKPFRGIRPHKDHESTFPTHPLDNFTQAEIAEKAQKEKTYINMIKPYVVSKSKDVDRNLRKIRTTFEELMEDKTLVQDSSSYYLYEQIYPNKQVFRGLLGLTNIEDFWAGKIKRHESTIPQRKEKLAHYLDKVNLQAEPVLLTYPSNSKIELLMNHEEKNVPIFNHVDTVGIRHKIWRIDNRLKLQQFKEVIDQIDSFYIADGHHRIGSTALHAKRLKDKNKKHNGTEAYNFVYSFIVSNQSIKIHDYNRIVKSIGDLTTEEFLKSLEKYFLIHEKEQAPYYPSQKFHISMYIDGKFYSLHVKHDLRSQEMSLDNLDHHLLDKYIIKDILKIEDSDSSDQISYIKGSSNIEGIKLLKEKVDSGEGKVGFGIYPVSFNDMIKISDLKLRMPPKCTFIEPKLVTALLMYDMK, encoded by the coding sequence ATGCCAGTTTTTAAACCTTTCCGTGGAATAAGACCTCATAAAGATCATGAGTCTACATTTCCTACTCATCCTTTAGATAATTTCACGCAGGCTGAAATCGCTGAAAAAGCGCAAAAAGAAAAGACTTACATCAATATGATCAAACCCTATGTTGTAAGTAAATCTAAAGATGTCGACCGGAATTTAAGGAAGATTCGCACGACCTTTGAGGAACTCATGGAGGATAAAACGTTGGTTCAAGACAGTTCTTCATATTATTTGTATGAGCAGATCTACCCAAACAAACAGGTTTTTAGAGGACTTTTAGGGTTAACTAATATAGAAGATTTTTGGGCTGGTAAAATCAAAAGACACGAAAGTACCATTCCTCAGAGGAAAGAGAAATTGGCTCATTATTTAGATAAAGTAAACCTTCAGGCAGAACCTGTATTATTAACGTATCCATCCAATTCAAAAATTGAATTGCTGATGAATCATGAGGAGAAAAATGTTCCGATTTTTAATCATGTGGATACAGTTGGGATCAGACACAAAATCTGGAGAATAGATAACCGTCTGAAACTACAGCAGTTCAAGGAAGTGATCGATCAGATTGATTCTTTCTACATTGCCGACGGTCACCACAGAATTGGTTCTACTGCGCTTCACGCAAAGCGTCTTAAGGATAAAAATAAAAAGCACAATGGTACAGAAGCTTATAACTTTGTTTACAGCTTCATTGTTTCCAACCAATCAATCAAGATTCACGACTATAACAGAATTGTGAAAAGCATCGGAGATTTGACGACAGAAGAATTTCTGAAAAGTCTTGAGAAATATTTCTTAATTCATGAAAAAGAACAAGCTCCATACTATCCGTCGCAGAAATTTCACATTTCTATGTACATCGATGGGAAGTTCTACTCTCTTCACGTAAAGCATGACCTTCGTTCTCAGGAGATGTCTTTGGATAATTTAGATCATCATCTTTTAGATAAATATATTATAAAAGACATTTTGAAGATTGAAGATTCAGATAGTTCAGACCAGATTTCTTACATCAAAGGAAGTTCAAACATCGAAGGAATCAAGCTTTTAAAAGAAAAAGTTGATAGTGGAGAAGGAAAAGTAGGTTTCGGAATTTATCCTGTGAGCTTTAATGATATGATTAAAATATCTGATTTAAAACTCCGTATGCCTCCGAAATGTACGTTCATTGAACCAAAATTGGTAACTGCATTGTTGATGTACGACATGAAGTAA
- a CDS encoding acyl-CoA reductase, which produces MNIEKQVLGLIKLSDYIKSYLAENNEDFNENDSEFESVVKKSEIENPWFTIENQKYALKQWSDLLTDENLKSWLSNYSPSKTTKKVGLILAGNIPLVGWHDVISVVLSNHVPLIKLSSKDKQMIPFLLKKWKEFSENEIEYEFVERLTDFDAVIATGSNNTARYLEYYFKNHLSIIRKNRTSIAVIKGDETEEELKLLAQDIFQYFGLGCRNVTRLFIPEDFVIDRVFESFIDFKEIVNHNKYANNYDYNRAVYLLNQDKFWDNNFVMLKEDEKLFSPLSVIHFSRYSSLDDVKNFINENEEDIQCVVGKNDLGMETVYFGEAQNPGLDTYADNVDTMQFLEVI; this is translated from the coding sequence ATGAATATCGAAAAACAAGTTTTAGGACTTATTAAATTAAGTGATTATATAAAGAGCTATTTAGCAGAAAATAATGAAGATTTTAACGAAAATGATTCTGAATTTGAATCGGTAGTGAAAAAGTCTGAAATAGAAAACCCTTGGTTTACCATAGAAAATCAAAAATATGCTTTAAAGCAATGGTCGGATTTGTTGACAGATGAGAATTTGAAGTCTTGGCTCAGCAATTATTCACCATCAAAAACCACGAAAAAAGTTGGATTAATCCTTGCCGGAAATATTCCTTTGGTGGGATGGCACGATGTGATTTCAGTGGTTCTGAGCAATCATGTTCCTTTGATTAAATTATCTTCAAAAGACAAACAGATGATTCCTTTTTTATTAAAAAAATGGAAAGAATTTTCTGAGAATGAAATTGAGTATGAGTTTGTTGAGAGATTGACAGATTTTGATGCCGTTATCGCTACAGGAAGCAATAATACGGCAAGATATTTAGAATATTATTTTAAAAATCATTTAAGCATTATTAGAAAAAACAGAACTTCGATTGCAGTTATAAAAGGTGATGAAACGGAAGAAGAATTAAAACTTTTGGCTCAGGATATTTTCCAATATTTTGGATTAGGATGCAGAAATGTGACGAGACTTTTTATTCCGGAAGATTTTGTTATTGATAGAGTTTTTGAAAGTTTTATCGATTTTAAAGAAATCGTTAATCATAATAAGTATGCCAACAATTACGATTACAATCGTGCGGTTTATCTTTTGAATCAAGATAAATTCTGGGACAATAATTTCGTAATGCTGAAAGAAGATGAGAAACTTTTCAGTCCTTTGTCTGTGATTCATTTCAGCAGATATTCTTCTTTGGATGATGTGAAAAATTTCATTAATGAAAATGAAGAAGATATTCAATGTGTCGTTGGTAAAAATGATTTGGGAATGGAAACGGTATATTTCGGTGAAGCCCAAAACCCTGGACTTGATACGTATGCGGACAATGTAGATACGATGCAGTTTTTGGAGGTTATTTAA
- a CDS encoding IS110 family transposase — translation MKNYFVGIDISKDTLDVCVMSENDEKEIFFKVENSVEGVEKMISTNVRKDSQLRYCFENTGNYGLLLAKILENHNLPYYQIPALEIKLSQGIQRGKNDKVDSWRIARYAKVHCNELKIHALPEKEILIIKNLLTYRNHLIKIRTQFKNEKQSFHQINKIADVSYQIDEIAEHIKRLDNNIDLVEKRIQQEIDKQQQISTNYKKITKVKGVGMLNAAYMIVLTNNFTAFQNPRKFNCYAGLAPFEHCSGTSIKGKTKTSKLRNKRIKTVLFNGANSAVIYDEELKSYYKRKKEEGKAHNSIINAVCCKLVYRMFAVVKREEPFVNLVRYNLHMS, via the coding sequence ATGAAAAATTATTTTGTCGGAATAGACATTTCTAAAGATACATTGGATGTCTGTGTAATGAGTGAGAATGACGAAAAAGAGATTTTCTTTAAGGTAGAAAACTCGGTTGAAGGAGTTGAAAAGATGATTTCAACTAACGTAAGAAAGGATTCCCAGTTACGGTATTGCTTTGAAAACACCGGTAACTACGGGCTTCTTCTTGCTAAAATATTAGAAAACCATAATCTGCCTTATTATCAGATTCCTGCCTTGGAAATAAAGTTGAGTCAGGGAATTCAGAGAGGGAAAAATGATAAAGTAGATTCGTGGAGAATAGCAAGGTATGCAAAAGTTCACTGTAATGAACTCAAAATCCATGCTCTTCCGGAGAAAGAAATTCTTATAATAAAAAACCTTCTGACCTACAGAAACCATTTGATAAAGATAAGAACGCAGTTTAAAAATGAGAAACAATCTTTTCATCAAATAAATAAAATTGCCGATGTTAGCTATCAAATAGATGAGATTGCAGAACACATCAAACGATTGGACAACAATATTGATTTGGTAGAAAAAAGAATACAGCAGGAAATTGATAAACAACAGCAAATAAGCACGAATTATAAGAAAATAACCAAAGTAAAAGGAGTAGGTATGCTGAACGCTGCTTATATGATTGTTTTGACTAATAATTTTACAGCGTTTCAGAATCCCAGAAAATTCAATTGCTATGCAGGTTTAGCTCCCTTTGAGCATTGCTCGGGAACGAGTATTAAAGGAAAGACCAAAACCAGCAAGCTTAGAAATAAGAGGATTAAAACGGTACTCTTTAATGGTGCAAATTCGGCAGTTATTTACGATGAGGAGCTAAAATCTTATTACAAGAGAAAAAAAGAAGAGGGAAAAGCCCATAATTCCATTATTAATGCTGTTTGCTGTAAACTTGTTTACAGAATGTTTGCCGTTGTAAAAAGAGAAGAACCTTTCGTAAATTTAGTGAGATATAATTTGCATATGTCTTAG
- the serC gene encoding 3-phosphoserine/phosphohydroxythreonine transaminase, which translates to MSKKHNFSAGPCILPQEVFEKSAAAVLDFNGIGLSLLEISHRSKDFVAVMDEARAIVKRLMNLGDDYEVLYLGGGASLQFAMVPYNLMKVGGKAAYLDTGTWAAGAIKEAKKVGTVDVVGSSKEENYSFIPKDYTIGSEYDYFHCTSNNTIYGTQMKSFPEVDTLMVCDMSSDIFSRQLDFSKFDLIYAGAQKNMGPAGVTLVVIKKEILGKTGRENMFSILDYSQHISKESMYNTPPVFPVYASLLTLQHLENNGGIAAAEARNEAKAKLLYSEIDSNPLFETFCVEEDRSLMNVSFKLIDDSKKEEFDAAWKAAGISGLNGHRSLGGYRASLYNALPIESVQVLVDVMKSIK; encoded by the coding sequence ATGAGCAAAAAGCACAATTTCAGCGCAGGACCATGTATCTTACCTCAGGAAGTATTCGAAAAATCAGCAGCAGCAGTTTTAGATTTTAACGGAATCGGTTTATCTCTTCTTGAAATTTCGCACAGAAGCAAAGATTTTGTTGCGGTAATGGATGAAGCTCGTGCAATTGTAAAAAGATTGATGAATTTGGGTGATGATTATGAAGTTTTGTATTTGGGAGGTGGCGCAAGTCTGCAGTTTGCGATGGTTCCTTATAATTTGATGAAAGTGGGCGGAAAAGCTGCTTATCTAGATACAGGAACTTGGGCTGCTGGAGCAATTAAAGAAGCCAAAAAAGTAGGAACAGTAGATGTTGTAGGTTCTTCAAAAGAAGAAAACTATTCATTTATTCCTAAAGATTATACAATAGGTTCAGAATATGATTATTTTCACTGTACTTCAAACAATACAATCTACGGAACTCAAATGAAGTCATTCCCAGAGGTCGATACTTTGATGGTTTGTGACATGAGTTCTGATATTTTCTCAAGACAATTAGATTTTTCTAAATTTGATTTAATCTACGCCGGAGCTCAGAAAAACATGGGACCTGCAGGAGTTACTTTAGTGGTAATAAAAAAAGAAATTCTTGGCAAAACAGGAAGAGAAAACATGTTCTCAATCTTAGATTATTCTCAGCATATTTCAAAAGAATCAATGTACAATACTCCACCGGTTTTCCCTGTGTATGCATCTTTATTGACATTACAGCATTTAGAAAACAACGGAGGAATTGCTGCTGCTGAAGCAAGAAACGAAGCCAAAGCAAAACTTTTATACAGCGAAATCGACAGCAATCCATTATTTGAGACTTTCTGCGTTGAAGAAGACCGTTCTTTGATGAATGTTTCATTTAAATTAATTGACGACAGCAAAAAAGAAGAATTTGATGCTGCATGGAAAGCCGCAGGAATCAGCGGACTGAACGGTCACAGAAGTTTAGGGGGATACAGAGCAAGTCTCTATAATGCCTTACCTATTGAAAGCGTGCAGGTTTTGGTTGATGTGATGAAGTCAATAAAATAA
- a CDS encoding peroxiredoxin encodes MSLVGKKFPNVTIDAMSEMGDDLKINIFQETTTNQQKVLLFWYPKDFTFVCPTELHAFQEALGEFEKRNTKVIGASCDTNEVHFAWLNVSKDNGGIEGVTYPLLADTHRQLANLLDIVDQDLEFDEEGNEFFTGSNVTYRATYLIDETGKVFHESVNDMPLGRNVKEYLRLIDAYTHVQKHGEVCPANWEEGKDAMKADRTSTAEYLAKN; translated from the coding sequence ATGTCTTTAGTAGGTAAAAAATTTCCAAATGTAACGATTGACGCAATGTCAGAAATGGGTGATGATCTTAAAATCAACATCTTTCAAGAAACTACAACTAACCAACAGAAAGTTCTTTTGTTCTGGTATCCGAAAGATTTCACTTTTGTTTGCCCAACTGAGCTTCACGCTTTCCAGGAGGCTTTAGGTGAATTCGAAAAAAGAAACACGAAAGTAATCGGTGCTTCTTGCGATACAAACGAAGTGCACTTTGCTTGGTTGAACGTTTCAAAAGACAACGGTGGTATTGAAGGAGTTACTTATCCGCTTTTAGCTGATACTCACAGACAATTGGCAAATCTATTAGATATTGTTGATCAGGATCTTGAGTTTGACGAAGAAGGAAATGAGTTTTTCACAGGTTCAAACGTAACTTACAGAGCTACTTATCTTATTGACGAAACTGGAAAAGTATTCCACGAGTCTGTAAATGATATGCCTTTGGGAAGAAACGTAAAAGAATATTTAAGATTAATCGATGCTTACACTCACGTTCAGAAGCACGGTGAAGTTTGCCCGGCAAACTGGGAAGAAGGAAAAGATGCAATGAAAGCTGACAGAACTTCTACTGCTGAATATTTAGCAAAGAACTAA
- a CDS encoding Bax inhibitor-1 family protein: MMTDVLVAHSTDVEKASFYKKTYLHVALAILAFVGVETVLLQTVPAEYIYLMIGQKYSWLLVLGVFWLASYLASKWAMAQSRSTQYLGLGFYVLLQAVIFLPMMYIAMAYTDGGQVIFQAATLTIAMFAGISAVAFTSKRDFSFLRNIITIGGFIAIGLIVAGMIFGFDLGLWFSVGMVILASVTILYQTSKLKDSYTTNQYVGASLQLFASIMLLFWYILRILMSRRS, translated from the coding sequence ATGATGACAGATGTTTTAGTTGCGCATTCAACAGATGTTGAAAAGGCAAGTTTTTACAAAAAGACCTATCTACACGTAGCATTGGCAATTTTGGCTTTTGTAGGCGTTGAAACTGTTTTACTGCAAACTGTTCCTGCGGAATATATTTACCTAATGATTGGTCAGAAGTACAGTTGGCTTTTAGTCCTTGGAGTCTTTTGGTTGGCTTCTTATTTAGCGTCAAAATGGGCAATGGCACAAAGCAGATCAACACAATATTTAGGATTAGGATTCTATGTATTGCTTCAGGCCGTTATCTTTTTGCCGATGATGTACATTGCAATGGCTTATACTGATGGCGGACAAGTGATTTTTCAAGCAGCAACCCTTACGATAGCAATGTTTGCCGGGATTTCTGCAGTAGCATTTACTTCTAAAAGAGATTTTTCTTTCCTTAGAAATATCATCACAATCGGAGGTTTTATTGCGATCGGATTAATCGTTGCCGGAATGATCTTCGGTTTTGATCTTGGACTTTGGTTTTCAGTAGGAATGGTAATTTTGGCTTCGGTTACAATTTTGTATCAAACCAGTAAACTGAAAGACTCTTACACGACCAATCAATACGTTGGAGCTTCTTTACAGCTTTTTGCTTCAATCATGTTGTTATTCTGGTATATCTTGAGAATTTTGATGAGCAGAAGAAGCTAA